The nucleotide sequence TTAGCAGCATTAATGAGCGCTTTTGTTGAAATTGCAGAGCTTTCACGGCGTGAAAGACCCAATATAATATTTACTGCCGTCGTTGACGAAGAAGGTTATTCTCGAGGTGCTTGGGAATTGATCAAAAGTAAAAAACTTAACAAGGTGGATGTTGTTTTATTAGGAGAACCTACAAATGAAAAACTCATGTTAGGGGCAAGAGGAAGGTTTGTTATTCAAATTGAAGCATTTGGTAAGAAAGCTCATGCTGCAAGGCCTGATCAAGGTATCAACGCAATAGAAGAGCTTTCAAAGCTTCTAGCGAATTTAGGTAAGGCAAAACTAAAAAAGCATCGAAAACTGGGGGAAGGAGGTTTCTGCACACTTGAAATTGAAGGAAAAGCAGATGGACTAAGTGTTCCCGAATATGCAAAGGCAATAGTTGACAGGCATACGGTAGTTGGAGAAGACTGGGAATTTGTCAAGGGGACACTTGAAAAGCTTGCTCAGAAACTTAAAATAAAAGCCCAGCTGAAAATTGAGAAATTCAAGAGACCTACTCCAGAAATGCTACCCTACTATGTTAAAGAGAACCTTAAGATTGTAAAAACATTTAGGCGTATATTTAAACAGAAAACAGGCAGAGAAGTGGAAATAACCTATGGAAAGAGTGTTGGAGATTTTAACTACTTTGGCACTTATTTAGGAAAGCCGACGTTAGTTTTTGGCCCAATCGGAGGAAACTGGCACTCTGCCGACGAATGGGTCAGTATAAGCTCAGTGAAGAGAGTTAAGAAAATATATTTGAGCTTCTTGAAAGCCTTAGTTTGATCCCCTTCTTTGTCTTTCAAGAAGTTTATAACTGAAAGTTAGGAGCTTAATTATGGGTGTTAGATATTGGAAGAAAACCTTATCAAAGCAACTGTTGAAGCAATTCAGCTGGCTGTGACAAATCTTCCCAAAGACGTTGTTAACGCAATAAAAGAAGCATATGAAAGAGAAGAAAGCAAAATTGCAAAATTTAACCTCGAGAACATTCTTAAATCGATTGAAATCAGCAAATCCGAGAAAATTCCAATCTGCCAAGATACTGGAACGATAACTTTTTTCGTTGAAGCCGGGATCAAAAATCCGTATCTTAGCGAAATTAGAGAAATTTTAGTGGAAGCGACAAAACAGGCCACACAGAAAATTCCTTTAAGACCTAATGCTGTCGATATTCTCACAAACAAAAATTCCGGAGATAATACCGGTAGATTTACTCCAATACTCCACTGGGAACTTGTTGATGGAGATAAGATCAGAATCGCAGTTCTGCCTAAGGGTGGCGGGAGTGAAAACTGCTCCGCTTTGGCAATGTTGAACCCAGGTGAAGGCTTTGAAGGGGTTAAAAAGTTTGTTATAGAAAGAGTCAAAGAATGCGGAGGAAAACCATGTCCTCCAATTGTTTTAGGCATTGGAATCGGGGGAAGTGCAGATTTGGCTTTAAAGCTTGCTAAAAAATCACTTTTAAGACCTCTTGGAATAAGGCATGAGAATGAAAAAATTGCCCAATTGGAGAAAGAAATCCTGGAAGAGATTAATTCACTTGGAATTGGGCCGATGGGTATGGGAGGTAGAACAACGGCTTTGGACGTTAAGATAGAATACGCTCACAGACATCCAGCATCTCAGCCCGTTGGATTGATAGTTCAGTGCTGGGCTCACAGAAAAGCGTTCATAGAGATAGACAAAGAAGGGAGTACTAAGATCTGGCAGTAATTTTTGAGACATCAAATACCTTCCCAAGTTCCTCCAAAACAGCATCATAAAGCCAGGTGTACTCTTTCAATCTCTTCTTTCCAATTACAAAATACTCTTTTCCACCTTCTCCGTTAAGGTCCTTAACGGCACCTAAAAAGATGTACCCAGCCCAGCCAAGAGGATAATTCGTGCTTTGAGCAATTCTTATCATTTCTTCAGCATCTTTTTCAGCATCATCAAGCTTCCCTAGTGCTATGTAAGCAAGGCATCTATATGAAAGAGTATCAGCGGCCCTACGGTAGTTTCTGACTCTGATGAAATAATCCACAGCTTTCTTTCCATATTCAACAGCTCTTTCGTAGTCTTTGAGGAGGAAATAAGCTTTTATAAGTTCCATATAGGACATATGCTCCAAAAACAACAGATTGTATGCCCTTGCAACTTCCAGTGCCTGTAAGTAATACTTTAGCCCATCTTCAAGTTTTTCCATTTCTGTATAAATATCTCCGATATGAAGCAATACAACGGCTTCAAGTTCTGGATACAGCTCCATTTTCCTTATTATCTCAAGCTCTTTAAAAGCACTTTTGAAGGCATCTTCAAGCTTTTCCATATAGAAATAGAACTTCGTGAGTTGCACATAATACCAGAGCTCGATCTCTGCATCATCTATACCTTTTACAATGCTTTCAAGCTCTTTCAAGTATTTTTCCGCTTTCTTGAAGTCATTAAGCTCCATGTAAACATCCGCCAGGGAGCTTATGACATCTGCCCTGTGAATCCCATCAATATCATCCTCAATTTCAAGCCAGAGCTTGAGAGCTTTTTCAAAGAAGCCCTTCTGAAAGTATATATTCCCCAGTTCTTTTTTAGCGTAGGGATTATCTTTGATCTGAAAGAGAATCTTCATGTATGCATCAGGAAAATCTTGGACAACTCTCTTAAATTTCCTCACTCTCAACTCAGTCAGATCTTTAATTCTCTTTTCATCGCCAAGCTTAACCGCATATCTAAATGCCGTCAAGAAATTCTTGGCAGTATTCCTTTTCAGCAGATAATCTAAATACTCCAAATAGTATTCCTTTTCATCAATTTCTCTTAGTTCCCTTGCAAAACCTTTGAGCAAATCATGGAGAAAGTAAACTTCCCCTCTCTTTTCGATTATTCCTTTGTTCAACAAAGAATACAGGACAACAAATGAGTTCTTCTTTCCATATAGTGCCTTAATTGCCTCATATTCAAGAGGTTCATCAAACAAAGAAATTATCTGGAGCATTAGCTTTTCATCGGAGTTCAACTGCTGATATACCTCACTGAAGAGGAAATCAAAAACGTTGTCTGCTTTTATTCTTTTATTTTCTTTATATGCTTCCCCAAAGAGAGTTAGAGCCAGAGGGTG is from Thermococcus paralvinellae and encodes:
- a CDS encoding fumarate hydratase, translated to MEENLIKATVEAIQLAVTNLPKDVVNAIKEAYEREESKIAKFNLENILKSIEISKSEKIPICQDTGTITFFVEAGIKNPYLSEIREILVEATKQATQKIPLRPNAVDILTNKNSGDNTGRFTPILHWELVDGDKIRIAVLPKGGGSENCSALAMLNPGEGFEGVKKFVIERVKECGGKPCPPIVLGIGIGGSADLALKLAKKSLLRPLGIRHENEKIAQLEKEILEEINSLGIGPMGMGGRTTALDVKIEYAHRHPASQPVGLIVQCWAHRKAFIEIDKEGSTKIWQ
- a CDS encoding M20 family metallopeptidase; protein product: MEVELLKKLVSIPSHFGKEERISEFIASFLEPYAKVEVQKVNGFGNNVIAYLKGVKNTVVLNGHMDTVGLSNGWTKNPWGQIEEDRFYGLGSADMKGGLAALMSAFVEIAELSRRERPNIIFTAVVDEEGYSRGAWELIKSKKLNKVDVVLLGEPTNEKLMLGARGRFVIQIEAFGKKAHAARPDQGINAIEELSKLLANLGKAKLKKHRKLGEGGFCTLEIEGKADGLSVPEYAKAIVDRHTVVGEDWEFVKGTLEKLAQKLKIKAQLKIEKFKRPTPEMLPYYVKENLKIVKTFRRIFKQKTGREVEITYGKSVGDFNYFGTYLGKPTLVFGPIGGNWHSADEWVSISSVKRVKKIYLSFLKALV
- a CDS encoding NB-ARC domain-containing protein; amino-acid sequence: MDTPQLMKVLSSEVNLQILSILKSGSFNPRELARILQKDETDISRRLKMLERLGFVQGKWTRVRGKNIRVYSLKVREVKISFEPGEVIIKTSENKSYEVSLLESKIPNVEKFFGRKTEVETLLSSEKSVIVIYGIAGIGKTTLAAKVFGDAFWYQMSEIDSFDYFVWQIGLFLNTLDYSLLLEYLRSGGKEERDIFELMLEGVENTKAKIVVDDVYKCSDEKILKLLSFLALRIRKGRLVLISRERLHLGASENILYFHLKGLGLKDAYTLLRAKGLNLDVSDFVEIYNLKKGHPLALTLFGEAYKENKRIKADNVFDFLFSEVYQQLNSDEKLMLQIISLFDEPLEYEAIKALYGKKNSFVVLYSLLNKGIIEKRGEVYFLHDLLKGFARELREIDEKEYYLEYLDYLLKRNTAKNFLTAFRYAVKLGDEKRIKDLTELRVRKFKRVVQDFPDAYMKILFQIKDNPYAKKELGNIYFQKGFFEKALKLWLEIEDDIDGIHRADVISSLADVYMELNDFKKAEKYLKELESIVKGIDDAEIELWYYVQLTKFYFYMEKLEDAFKSAFKELEIIRKMELYPELEAVVLLHIGDIYTEMEKLEDGLKYYLQALEVARAYNLLFLEHMSYMELIKAYFLLKDYERAVEYGKKAVDYFIRVRNYRRAADTLSYRCLAYIALGKLDDAEKDAEEMIRIAQSTNYPLGWAGYIFLGAVKDLNGEGGKEYFVIGKKRLKEYTWLYDAVLEELGKVFDVSKITARS